From the Tripterygium wilfordii isolate XIE 37 chromosome 6, ASM1340144v1, whole genome shotgun sequence genome, one window contains:
- the LOC120000404 gene encoding uncharacterized protein LOC120000404: MVVPLGPGKFYGRGLPRPRFFTDVKLNPERVDPPTPVLDPLLSWAREAHWSMGGLSFNRLRLQGRIEGNVDKLRKEVEKRIKERSPPSKITIPAFSDLKSKKEALKRRVSADSPPPAPVAIKRRRRLALMDEDDDDSDREQELVEQENGEKGKRRTERFPVRKLGDDFDRVAKESGRGVGDAVMKVVEILNKENSEGHKLKRGRKGKIEGEEISSVSVSGTRTSARLAKRRSP, encoded by the coding sequence ATGGTAGTCCCTTTGGGCCCGGGAAAGTTCTACGGCCGCGGCCTCCCTCGGCCACGTTTCTTCACTGACGTCAAACTTAATCCGGAGCGCGTCGATCCCCCGACACCTGTACTAGATCCCCTCCTCTCCTGGGCTCGGGAGGCCCATTGGTCTATGGGTGGGCTCAGCTTCAACCGTCTACGCCTTCAGGGCCGCATCGAAGGTAACGTCGACAAACTCCGCAAGGAGGTCGAGAAACGCATCAAAGAACGATCACCGCCGTCCAAAATTACAATCCCGGCCTTTAGTGATctaaaaagcaaaaaagaagcTTTGAAAAGGAGGGTTAGTGCTGATTCGCCTCCTCCGGCTCCAGTTGCAATTAAGCGAAGGAGACGGCTGGCTTTGATGGACGAGGACGACGATGATAGCGACAGGGAGCAAGAACTGGTGGAACAAGAAAATGGGGAAAAAGGGAAGCGCCGCACAGAGAGATTTCCAGTGAGGAAGCTCGGGGATGACTTCGATCGTGTAGCAAAGGAGAGTGGTCGCGGTGTTGGTGATGCGGTGATGAAGGTAGTGGAGATATTAAATAAGGAGAATTCCGAGGGCCATAAGTTGAAGCGTGGAAGGAAGGGCAAGATCGAAGGTGAGGAGATTTCCTCTGTTTCTGTTAGTGGGACAAGGACTTCAGCAAGATTAGCTAAACGAAGATCTCCTTAG